One Gloeobacter morelensis MG652769 DNA window includes the following coding sequences:
- a CDS encoding DEAD/DEAH box helicase, with the protein MATAFSALGLSEPVVKALDELGFEQPTPIQQKSIPFLLDGRDLLAQAQTGTGKTAAFGLPLVDRSDPQDARVQALVLAPTRELAVQVCEAIHTYSKHSGVRVLPIYGGQPIDRQMRRLRAGAQIVVGTPGRVLDLMRRSSLDLTALRTLVLDEADQMLDMGFIEEVQTILDAAPPERQLVFFSATLPASIRKLAARHLRTPMTLTMPAEERDTPAIAQRVYFVNFKNRAQALTRVLAAEDPASALIFTRTKQAADELAEQLQDDGHRAEALHGDLNQSAREAVLGRFRRQQLNVVVATDVAARGLDIADLSHVINYDLPQDGESYIHRIGRTGRAGRSGVAISFALPTDRYRLRLIERATGSTLVPAKIPSAGEIQVRRTERLVEQLRRQLQADESDPNLVLYREVVGQLREEFDLGDIAATFLKLAQQRPGSTGSG; encoded by the coding sequence ATGGCCACTGCATTTTCGGCACTCGGGCTCAGCGAGCCCGTGGTGAAGGCGCTCGACGAACTCGGCTTCGAGCAGCCGACTCCGATTCAACAAAAGAGCATTCCCTTTTTGCTGGACGGCCGCGACCTGCTCGCCCAGGCCCAGACCGGCACCGGCAAGACGGCGGCTTTCGGCCTGCCGCTGGTCGATCGTTCAGACCCCCAGGACGCCCGGGTGCAGGCGCTGGTGCTCGCCCCCACCCGCGAACTGGCCGTGCAGGTGTGCGAAGCCATTCATACCTACAGCAAGCACTCGGGTGTGCGGGTGCTGCCCATCTACGGCGGCCAGCCCATCGACCGCCAGATGCGCCGTCTGCGGGCCGGTGCGCAGATCGTGGTGGGTACTCCCGGGCGGGTGCTCGATCTGATGCGCCGCAGCAGTCTCGATCTGACCGCACTGCGCACGCTGGTGCTCGACGAAGCCGACCAGATGCTGGATATGGGCTTTATCGAGGAAGTCCAGACCATTCTTGATGCGGCTCCCCCGGAGCGGCAACTGGTCTTCTTCTCAGCGACGCTGCCTGCCAGTATCCGCAAACTCGCCGCCCGCCACCTGCGCACGCCGATGACGCTCACCATGCCCGCCGAGGAGCGCGATACCCCAGCCATCGCCCAGCGGGTCTACTTCGTCAACTTCAAAAACCGCGCCCAGGCTCTCACCCGCGTGCTCGCGGCCGAAGATCCGGCCTCGGCCTTGATTTTTACCCGCACCAAACAGGCGGCGGACGAACTGGCCGAGCAACTGCAGGACGACGGCCACCGCGCCGAGGCCCTGCACGGGGATCTCAACCAGAGTGCGCGCGAGGCGGTGCTGGGCCGCTTTCGCCGCCAGCAGCTCAACGTGGTGGTGGCGACCGATGTTGCCGCCCGCGGCCTCGACATCGCCGATCTCAGCCATGTGATCAACTACGACCTGCCCCAGGACGGCGAATCGTACATCCACCGCATCGGCCGCACCGGCCGGGCGGGGCGCAGCGGGGTCGCCATCAGCTTCGCTCTGCCCACCGACCGCTACCGTTTGCGGCTGATCGAACGGGCGACCGGTTCGACGCTCGTTCCAGCCAAAATTCCCTCGGCGGGAGAAATCCAGGTGCGGCGCACCGAACGCCTCGTCGAGCAGTTGCGCAGGCAGTTGCAGGCGGACGAGAGTGATCCGAATCTTGTACTTTACCGCGAGGTCGTGGGGCAGTTGCGCGAGGAATTCGACTTGGGCGATATTGCCGCCACGTTCCTCAAACTCGCCCAGCAACGGCCCGGCAGTACAGGGAGCGGCTGA
- a CDS encoding DUF29 domain-containing protein translates to MEMQSDMLSAYDQDFHAWATEQAGLVRSGRLTQLDQENVAEELEGLARRDRREIASRLGVLLMHLLKWVYQPKARSNSWKAMIVEQRQSIFKLVEESPSLNSYPEQVLDKEYALARDRAAAETGLSVETFPRWRPFSIEQVLDSEYLPDEPGGERLF, encoded by the coding sequence ATGGAAATGCAAAGCGACATGCTGTCTGCCTACGACCAAGACTTTCACGCCTGGGCTACTGAGCAGGCGGGGTTGGTTCGTTCGGGAAGGCTTACGCAACTGGACCAGGAGAACGTCGCCGAGGAGCTGGAAGGCTTGGCCAGAAGAGACCGACGTGAGATTGCAAGCCGACTCGGTGTCTTACTCATGCACTTGCTCAAGTGGGTCTATCAGCCGAAGGCTCGCTCCAACAGCTGGAAGGCGATGATCGTCGAACAGCGTCAGAGTATTTTCAAGCTCGTTGAGGAGAGCCCCAGTCTCAATAGTTACCCCGAGCAGGTTCTCGACAAGGAGTACGCTCTGGCTCGCGACCGTGCCGCGGCTGAGACCGGGCTATCAGTCGAAACGTTTCCAAGATGGCGCCCCTTTTCGATTGAACAGGTCCTCGATTCGGAGTATTTACCCGATGAACCTGGCGGCGAGCGCCTTTTCTAA
- a CDS encoding TonB-dependent siderophore receptor: protein MVLCWLHGHLASPVAPGRGYSWPHSRRGRAPLGTPFVPTRGTGYEVGAKADLLAGRLFVNLALFKITKTNVLTPEPTNPSFSIQVGEQESQGVEFDITGEILPGWNVIASYAYTDAKISRDNTFPVGNRLPIAPLHGGSFWTSYRVPDRPLEGWGIGAGVFAVGERFGDLANSFSLPGYTRVDAALYYRRSWLNAALNFKNLLNAQYIESSSGRAFNYPGAPFTVQGTVEVRF from the coding sequence GTGGTCTTATGCTGGCTCCACGGGCATTTAGCCTCTCCCGTAGCCCCTGGGCGAGGATATTCTTGGCCGCATTCTCGTCGCGGTCGTGCTCCACTTGGCACGCCGTTTGTGCCCACCCGCGGCACCGGCTACGAAGTGGGAGCCAAGGCCGATTTGCTGGCGGGCCGTTTGTTCGTCAACCTGGCGCTGTTCAAGATCACAAAAACCAACGTCCTGACGCCCGAGCCCACCAATCCCAGCTTTTCGATCCAGGTGGGCGAGCAGGAGAGCCAGGGCGTCGAGTTCGACATCACAGGCGAGATCCTGCCGGGTTGGAACGTGATTGCTTCCTACGCCTACACAGACGCGAAGATCAGCCGCGACAACACCTTCCCCGTGGGCAACCGCCTGCCCATCGCGCCGCTGCACGGGGGGAGCTTCTGGACGAGCTACCGGGTGCCGGACAGGCCGTTAGAAGGGTGGGGAATTGGAGCGGGGGTGTTCGCGGTGGGCGAACGCTTTGGGGATCTAGCCAATAGCTTTTCTTTGCCCGGCTACACGCGGGTGGACGCGGCGCTGTACTACCGTCGCAGCTGGCTGAACGCGGCCCTCAACTTCAAGAATCTGCTGAATGCCCAGTACATCGAGTCTTCAAGCGGCCGGGCTTTCAATTATCCTGGTGCCCCCTTCACGGTGCAGGGCACCGTTGAGGTGCGCTTTTGA
- a CDS encoding Uma2 family endonuclease: MVSTGSQVNAVVVSTEPVVYPDSDGLPMSDNTEQFRWIVYIKEGLEWLFAADPDVFVAGDLLWYPLEGDNKTRQAPDAMVAFGRPKGRRGSYRQWLEAGVPPRVVFEVLSPGNTVREMTRKFAFYQRFGVEEYYIYDPEAGALDGYVRRGGVLEAVEPVAGWVSPGLGVRFELSSEGELRMWRPDGTPFESYVEIAERAEQERQRAEQERQRAEQAERRKALSLVLRLLVRQVGPLEPGVNERVGRLKEEQLDLLAEALLDFDSAADLHNWLDSEPTG; this comes from the coding sequence ATGGTGAGCACAGGTTCACAGGTGAACGCCGTGGTTGTCTCCACAGAACCCGTTGTCTACCCGGACTCCGATGGCCTGCCGATGTCGGACAACACCGAACAGTTCCGCTGGATCGTTTACATCAAAGAGGGCCTGGAATGGCTGTTCGCGGCCGATCCCGACGTCTTCGTGGCCGGAGACCTGCTGTGGTACCCGCTCGAAGGCGACAACAAGACCCGTCAGGCCCCCGACGCGATGGTCGCCTTCGGCCGGCCCAAAGGCAGGCGCGGCAGCTACCGCCAGTGGCTCGAAGCGGGTGTCCCCCCGCGGGTGGTCTTCGAGGTGCTCTCGCCGGGCAACACCGTCCGGGAGATGACGCGCAAGTTCGCCTTCTACCAACGTTTCGGTGTCGAGGAGTACTACATTTATGATCCCGAGGCTGGTGCTCTGGACGGCTACGTGCGCCGTGGCGGGGTGCTGGAGGCCGTCGAGCCCGTGGCCGGTTGGGTGAGCCCCGGGTTGGGGGTGCGCTTCGAGTTGAGTTCCGAAGGCGAATTGCGGATGTGGCGGCCGGACGGTACGCCGTTCGAGAGCTACGTGGAGATTGCCGAGCGCGCCGAGCAGGAGCGCCAGCGCGCCGAGCAGGAGCGCCAGCGCGCCGAGCAGGCCGAACGCAGGAAGGCTCTGTCCCTGGTGCTGCGGCTGCTCGTCCGGCAGGTCGGCCCCCTGGAGCCGGGGGTGAACGAGCGCGTTGGACGGTTGAAAGAGGAGCAGCTCGACCTTTTGGCCGAAGCCTTGCTGGACTTCGACTCCGCCGCCGATCTGCACAACTGGCTCGACAGCGAGCCAACGGGCTGA
- a CDS encoding NAD(P)-dependent alcohol dehydrogenase: MAVHPGREVYANLGLPPGGSYAESVAVDQSAVARKPDSLSYIEAAAVPVTGQTALQALRDIGRIRAGMRVMVIGAAGGVGTFAVQIARQFGAQVTGVCSGSKAELVGSLGAERVIDYERQDPSTDTVRHEIVFDTVGKSSPSRCRDILTDDGIYISTLPTPEVLAKVVLGNLLPGQRSGVITARADGGELEFLNRWFEEGKLRVVVDRTWPLPEAAAAHAYSETGRATGKIVLVVRE; the protein is encoded by the coding sequence GTGGCAGTTCATCCCGGTCGAGAAGTTTACGCCAATCTGGGTTTGCCGCCCGGCGGCTCCTACGCCGAATCGGTCGCCGTCGACCAATCCGCCGTCGCCCGCAAGCCGGATAGCCTCTCCTACATCGAGGCAGCCGCGGTGCCGGTGACCGGACAAACCGCCCTGCAGGCATTGCGCGACATCGGCCGCATCCGCGCGGGGATGCGGGTGATGGTGATCGGTGCGGCCGGGGGCGTCGGCACCTTTGCCGTCCAGATCGCCCGGCAGTTTGGGGCCCAGGTGACGGGGGTCTGCAGCGGCTCCAAGGCCGAGCTGGTGGGTTCTCTGGGGGCCGAACGGGTGATCGACTACGAGCGGCAGGATCCGAGTACCGACACCGTCCGCCACGAAATCGTCTTCGACACGGTCGGCAAATCTTCCCCTTCCCGGTGCCGGGACATCCTCACCGACGACGGCATCTATATTTCCACCCTGCCCACCCCGGAAGTGCTGGCAAAGGTGGTGCTCGGCAATCTCCTGCCGGGGCAGCGCTCGGGGGTGATCACCGCCCGGGCGGACGGCGGGGAGCTCGAATTTCTCAATCGCTGGTTCGAGGAGGGCAAATTGCGGGTCGTGGTCGATCGCACCTGGCCATTGCCGGAGGCCGCCGCCGCCCACGCCTACAGCGAAACCGGTCGCGCCACCGGCAAGATCGTGCTGGTGGTCAGGGAATGA
- a CDS encoding glutamate carboxypeptidase has translation MFKQSGLLTTATLILLAVQPALAIDKELLTAATAEQSATIITLERLVNIESGTGDVAGLAKMVTLLEGELKGLGFTVERSAAVGEREGVKVVGDNVVGRLKGRAGKHVLLLAHMDTVYTRGKLATAPFRIEGDKAYGPGIADDKSGIAVILHSLKLLKARGFSKFGTLTVLFNCDEEQGSNGSRDLIEKLAGESDVVLSFEPTSIKPEGMTFATSGVGSVVATVTGRSAHAGAAPEQGVNAQVEASDLVLRTLDLDQGPGGLRFNWTVANAGGVRNIIPDKAVVQADVRYPTNALYEAMVRDLDTRVKKQRLPEAKIEVVTDAGRPAFAANAGGKALIAKAVSIYKDLGYTLVTAPITGGGTDAAFAAKSGKPVVEGLGLPGFGYHTTFDEYVMIDAIPRRLYLAAQMIMDVAQGK, from the coding sequence ATGTTCAAGCAATCGGGGTTACTCACCACAGCAACGCTAATCTTGCTCGCTGTGCAACCTGCACTGGCCATCGACAAGGAGTTGCTCACCGCCGCCACTGCCGAACAGTCGGCAACGATCATCACGCTCGAACGGCTGGTGAATATCGAGTCGGGCACCGGCGACGTGGCGGGGCTGGCCAAGATGGTGACACTGCTCGAGGGCGAGCTGAAGGGGCTAGGCTTCACGGTCGAGCGCAGCGCGGCAGTGGGGGAGCGCGAGGGCGTCAAGGTCGTCGGCGACAATGTGGTCGGGCGCTTGAAGGGCCGCGCAGGCAAGCACGTGTTGCTGTTGGCACACATGGATACCGTCTATACTCGCGGCAAGCTCGCTACCGCGCCGTTCCGGATCGAAGGCGACAAGGCCTATGGTCCCGGCATCGCCGACGACAAATCGGGCATCGCGGTGATCCTGCATAGCCTCAAGCTGTTGAAGGCACGCGGCTTCAGCAAATTTGGCACGCTAACAGTGCTGTTCAACTGCGACGAGGAGCAGGGCTCGAACGGCTCGCGCGATCTAATCGAGAAGCTGGCCGGCGAGAGCGACGTGGTGTTGTCGTTCGAACCCACAAGTATCAAGCCCGAGGGCATGACCTTCGCCACCTCGGGCGTCGGCTCGGTGGTCGCCACGGTCACCGGCCGCTCGGCGCATGCCGGTGCAGCGCCTGAGCAAGGCGTCAACGCGCAGGTCGAAGCCTCCGACCTGGTGTTGCGCACGCTCGATCTCGACCAGGGGCCGGGCGGACTGCGCTTTAACTGGACGGTTGCGAACGCAGGCGGCGTCCGCAACATCATTCCCGACAAGGCGGTGGTGCAGGCCGACGTGCGCTATCCGACCAACGCGCTCTACGAGGCAATGGTGCGTGACCTCGACACGCGGGTGAAGAAGCAGCGGCTGCCCGAAGCCAAGATTGAGGTGGTCACCGATGCCGGGCGGCCGGCGTTCGCCGCGAACGCCGGCGGCAAGGCACTGATCGCCAAGGCGGTCAGCATCTACAAAGACCTCGGCTACACGCTAGTGACCGCGCCGATCACCGGCGGCGGTACCGATGCCGCCTTTGCGGCGAAGTCGGGCAAGCCGGTCGTCGAAGGGCTCGGGCTACCGGGCTTCGGCTATCACACGACCTTCGATGAATATGTGATGATCGATGCGATCCCGCGGCGGCTCTACCTGGCGGCGCAGATGATCATGGATGTGGCGCAGGGGAAGTAG
- a CDS encoding RNA-guided endonuclease InsQ/TnpB family protein: MRLAYQYRLRPTAAQMQNLNHWLDMLRSQYNWLLAERFDWWELHRCPVNACPLVSSITPPKEQPNYYNQKRSLVALKKERSWYKAMHSQVLQDMVRRVGLAFDRYLKGDSNGKRSGKPRFKGKGRYHSFIYTQAENDWIVGNQVSLPKLGTIKFIQHRPLPEGFDVKTAIISKKADDWYITFSLVDESVPTINPNIDIEKSVGIDLGLKDFLVTGDGLHVPIPQYYRKAQKRLAKEQRKLAHKKNKASKRRAKQVRKVAKLHAKIARQRKEFHHKTAVLLLRKYEVIAHENLNIKGLARTRLAKSVQDAGWGTFITILANKAEKAGCLTIGVNPSGTTQMCSDCDAHVPKTLSDRWHACPDCRLELHRDENSGRNMLKKAEGHPVFKARGVRSTRWTMKREARTLSAG, encoded by the coding sequence ATGAGATTGGCTTACCAGTACCGATTGCGCCCCACTGCCGCCCAGATGCAAAACTTGAATCACTGGCTAGACATGCTGCGCTCTCAGTACAACTGGCTACTGGCCGAACGCTTCGATTGGTGGGAACTTCATCGCTGCCCAGTTAATGCCTGTCCACTCGTCTCAAGTATCACCCCACCCAAAGAACAGCCTAATTATTACAACCAGAAACGTTCTCTCGTGGCACTCAAGAAAGAACGTTCTTGGTACAAAGCGATGCACTCGCAAGTGCTTCAGGATATGGTCAGGCGAGTAGGGCTTGCCTTTGACCGTTATCTTAAGGGTGACAGTAATGGCAAGCGTAGCGGGAAGCCTAGATTCAAAGGAAAAGGCCGCTACCACTCCTTCATTTATACCCAAGCTGAGAATGATTGGATTGTGGGTAACCAAGTAAGCTTGCCTAAACTAGGTACTATCAAATTCATTCAACATCGCCCATTGCCTGAAGGTTTTGATGTTAAAACTGCCATTATCAGTAAGAAAGCAGATGACTGGTACATCACTTTCAGCCTGGTTGATGAGTCTGTTCCAACCATTAACCCCAACATTGATATTGAGAAGTCTGTAGGGATTGACCTCGGCTTAAAAGATTTTCTCGTGACTGGCGATGGTCTACATGTTCCCATCCCCCAATACTATCGTAAAGCCCAAAAGCGATTGGCAAAAGAACAGCGCAAGCTCGCGCATAAAAAGAACAAAGCCAGTAAACGTAGAGCTAAACAGGTTCGCAAAGTTGCCAAGCTTCACGCCAAGATAGCAAGGCAAAGGAAAGAGTTTCATCACAAGACAGCAGTTTTACTGTTGCGAAAATACGAGGTTATTGCTCATGAGAACTTAAACATTAAAGGTTTGGCGAGAACTCGTCTTGCCAAATCTGTGCAGGATGCTGGATGGGGAACATTCATCACAATCTTGGCAAACAAAGCTGAAAAAGCTGGGTGCTTAACGATTGGTGTGAATCCATCTGGTACGACGCAAATGTGTTCCGATTGCGATGCTCATGTCCCCAAAACTCTAAGCGACAGATGGCATGCTTGCCCCGATTGCCGCTTGGAATTGCATAGGGATGAGAATTCAGGTCGGAACATGTTGAAAAAGGCGGAGGGTCATCCCGTCTTTAAAGCTCGTGGAGTCCGAAGCACTCGCTGGACTATGAAGCGAGAAGCCCGCACTCTATCCGCAGGATGA
- the tnpA gene encoding IS200/IS605 family transposase, protein MKNDFISSGRCVSDMKAHLVLTTKYRRGVLSGAILARPGEIMSDLCEKWDCKLIELNGEDNHVHLLFQYLPQMELPKFIGNLKSVTSRRIRTEFADAIEKVYWKNVLWNESYFIASCGGVTVSILRKYIEGQDAPD, encoded by the coding sequence ATGAAAAACGATTTTATTTCTAGCGGTCGATGCGTGTCAGACATGAAAGCCCACTTGGTTCTCACTACAAAATATCGCCGTGGAGTGCTTTCAGGTGCAATACTTGCCCGGCCAGGTGAAATCATGAGTGACTTATGTGAAAAGTGGGATTGTAAATTGATTGAGTTGAATGGCGAGGATAATCATGTCCATTTGCTTTTTCAATACTTGCCGCAGATGGAGTTGCCCAAGTTCATCGGCAATCTTAAATCCGTAACCAGTCGTAGGATTCGTACAGAATTTGCGGACGCTATCGAAAAGGTTTATTGGAAGAATGTGCTTTGGAATGAATCTTACTTCATTGCATCTTGTGGCGGAGTAACAGTTTCAATTCTTCGTAAATATATTGAAGGACAGGATGCACCTGATTAA
- a CDS encoding IS4 family transposase, with protein sequence MMPAFYQTFFAHLLTARQSLFLHLLVATLQTHKQLALGKLSQALPLPITADSRKRALQRFLTLDKLNIFEAWFPLVLYLVLTHFSKTTTLKLAIDRTDWWHYNVLTVALVWHRHALPLNWTLLDHPGNSNLEDQQLLLSPVLSLLSAYRVVVLGDREFCSVKLANWLRSRKAGFCLRLKISEYIRQQGADFRSLKSLELQPGMSMFLGGVRVTKNRKNKGFEPFNIACIWKRKIRNMQPGEGWYILTDRPKLHEALELYADRWGIEVWHKDVKSCGYHLEEVRVSQERMMRVLLLASIAWSAAMLNGLQLERIGVDKYTGRVQEKQRRLRRHSPFRVGQYAWHWAQAVLGLGDWLDNLIDTCRNKARDYRRGLRAARLMLSVT encoded by the coding sequence ATGATGCCTGCATTCTACCAGACCTTCTTCGCACACCTGCTCACTGCGCGACAGTCTCTGTTTTTGCATTTGCTTGTCGCCACTTTGCAAACCCACAAACAGCTCGCCTTGGGCAAACTCTCCCAGGCACTGCCGCTGCCGATCACTGCCGACAGTCGCAAGCGCGCTCTCCAACGCTTTCTCACCCTCGACAAACTCAATATTTTCGAGGCTTGGTTCCCATTGGTTTTGTACCTGGTACTGACCCACTTTTCCAAGACAACCACACTCAAACTGGCGATCGACCGCACCGACTGGTGGCACTACAACGTGCTGACAGTGGCCCTGGTGTGGCATAGACATGCCTTGCCACTCAATTGGACCTTGCTCGACCATCCTGGCAACAGTAACCTCGAAGACCAACAACTGTTACTCTCACCGGTTCTGTCTCTACTTTCTGCCTATCGCGTCGTGGTGTTGGGGGACAGAGAGTTTTGCAGTGTCAAGCTGGCCAATTGGTTGCGCAGTCGAAAGGCCGGCTTTTGCTTGAGATTAAAAATCAGTGAATATATTCGACAACAAGGTGCAGACTTTCGCTCGCTAAAGTCTTTGGAACTACAACCTGGAATGTCGATGTTTCTTGGCGGAGTGCGCGTCACCAAAAATCGTAAAAACAAGGGATTCGAGCCGTTCAATATTGCTTGTATCTGGAAACGAAAAATCCGGAATATGCAACCGGGTGAAGGCTGGTATATTTTGACAGACCGGCCAAAGTTACACGAAGCACTTGAGCTGTATGCTGACCGTTGGGGAATCGAAGTTTGGCACAAAGACGTCAAATCCTGTGGCTACCATCTTGAAGAAGTACGCGTCAGTCAGGAACGGATGATGCGGGTACTGTTGTTAGCATCGATTGCCTGGAGTGCAGCGATGCTCAACGGTCTGCAACTGGAGCGAATAGGGGTGGACAAGTACACCGGCAGGGTTCAAGAAAAGCAGCGACGCTTGCGGCGTCACAGCCCTTTTCGGGTTGGCCAGTACGCTTGGCACTGGGCACAGGCGGTGCTGGGTTTGGGTGACTGGCTCGACAATTTGATAGACACCTGTAGGAACAAAGCCCGGGACTATCGACGCGGGTTGCGGGCTGCAAGGTTGATGCTGAGCGTCACGTAG